GccttttagaaattttaataaaatccGGTACTATCACTTTCTAATccaagtactaaataaaaacattgaaataaagttttttttttcaaattaaaattagaaatgTAATATGTTCATGTGTTATAATCGATCTAAATATGCCACAATTTGTTCTCATcgttaaaaaaatagtttgagcttcttttttttttttaaaaaaaaaaacgccAAATAATTAAGCACACAAAATTCATCTCACCACTATCTCTATCACTAATCACAATGTTTCATTTTCGCTCTCCGTAATCCATTGTGAATTGTCACTGTCATCAAGAGCGGAGCTAAGTAGGGTTCACATGAACTCAATAGTTTCTCTGTAGATTCTATATTTGTCTggcaaattttatatatttagtgacAAGGAAGGGGCTGTGAAAATATTGTCCACACTAGAGTTGTGGGTTTAATTTGAACGCCACCTTCCTAATCTTGGCTCCGCATTGGTCCCTCGGGTAAAACTTATTCACCCAAGGTGTTTACACCAATCCAATACATGCATGtcatgtatttaaatttatagttcattttacttaactttaattaattaacatgtgTTTTACTTCactaaatcacataataatgaaaattaaattagtttggTGTAAACACCCGATGCAAGTAAATTTTTCCCCCTCCACcaccattttctttttctctctcgccccccacccccacccccaccccatcGTACCTCATCACCATTGAAAAGGAACATGTGAAACAGCTTGAATATGGGACacaaaaatactattttaaccCTTTGCCTTTCCTAACACCTTGTTTGGACAGTTGTTTCCTATCGTATtatattgttagtttaaatatattttttcatcataactTAAATTCTGCTGTATCTAtcttttaaattcattatttgttaacgataaaaagttttattttgtgataGTATCGttatcttaatatatttttattatttacataataatcttattttatttgttatccTACTTTTTTACCATAGCTCTATCAGtatcatttacatttttctaaacttattaatgtacgatattatataataataaaatattttacaatacaatataaacattataaaataatacgtAACAACCGTTGAAATATAACCCAAAAAGGACATTCAAAGCCAAAAAAAAAGGACACTCATAATGCAAGCAAATAGATAGGGTTTTAATAGCATTTTAAAGGTGGCAAAAAATCAGCCAACCATCAATATAAGAGTAGCTCTACATAACCAAAGCTCtacaaaacacataaaaatggCAGAAAACAGCAAAAAATTGCATATTGCAGTATTTCCATGGCTAGCTTTTGGCCATATGATTCCGTATTTGGAGCTATCAAAGCTCATAGCTCAAAAGGGtcataaaatttcatttatttctacTCCAAGAAACATTGATCGTCTCCCAAAACTTCCGCCAAGTCTCGCCCCTTTTTTAAATTTCGTCAAAATCCCCCTTCCCTACGTcgaaaaattaccaaaaaatgcAGAAGCCACTACTGATTTACCTTATGAGCAAGTCAAGTATCTCAAACTTGCTCATGATGCACtcaaagaacccatggctaagTTTCTCGAAGATTCAGCTCCTGATTTCATACTCTTTGATTTTACCTCTTATTGGCTTCCTTCAATTGCTTCAAAATTCAACATTCCGACGGGTTATTTCAGCATATTCGTCGCTGCATATCTAGGTTTCACTGGACCTGTACCGGGATTGAACAACAATTATGAAAATCGGATGACGTTGGAGGAATTGACAGTTTCCCCGAAATGGGTTCCGTTTGAAACTGCCGTTGCTTTCAAGGAGTTTGAACTTTTGAGGATCTACGAAGGTTGCAAAGAAGGCGAGGAAGAGAACTTTTATGATATTTCTCGTATGTATAAGACTTttgaaaattgtgattttttactTGTGAGGAGTTGTTTAGAATTTGAACCGGAATGGCTGAAAGTAGTAGAGGATATTCACCCAAAACCGGTGATCCCGGTGGGCCAACTTCCGACGACATCATATGAAGATGACAACACAGATATTGACGCGTGgagagaaataaaattatggCTTGATAAGCAAGAAAAAGGGAAAGTAATCTATGTGGCATTTGGGAGCGAGGCAAAACTGAGTCAAAATGAACTCACTGAGTTATCACTAGGATTAGAGCTTTCTGGATTaccttttttttgggttttaagAACTAAAAGAGGAGAATCTGATAATGAATTGATTCAAGTACCAGAAGGTTTCGAAGAACGAACGAAGGAAAGAGGAATAGTGTACACGAGTTGGGTGCCACAACTTAAAATACTGAGTCATGATTCGGTGGGTGGTTTTTTGACTCATGCCGGATGGAGTTCAATAGTTGAAGCAATACAATTCGAGAAACCATTGCTTCTGTTGACATTTTTGGCTGATCAAGGAATAAATGCTAGGCTCTTGGAGGAAAAGAAGGTAGCATATCTGATACCGAGAAATGATTGGGACGGATCATTCACTCATAAAGCGGTGGTTGAGTCACTATATTTGGTACTCCTTGAAAAAGAGGgtgaaatttatcaaaaaaagatCAAAGAGGTTAAGAATCTTTGCTGTGACAAGAAAAGACAAGATGATTATGTGGAAAATTTGATAAGGtttcttcaaaattataaaaagataaaagtataaaataggAAGTAACATTTACATTTGCATGCACTTTTTGGAGAATTGTGATTTCATGAATAAagatgttttatttttctttttatgtactATAACAAAATGTATTGTAAAGGCGTAAAAAttgctttgatttttatttcactacatcaaaaataattattagtgacaataaaattaaataaatcgaGCACCATTTTAAGAAAACTCATTCACTATCTCTATCACTAATCACCCTTTCTTCgttgtctctctctctatataacCATGGTTAGTTGTTAGTTGTCTCTCTCTATAACCATGGTTAGTTGTTAGTTGTCGCCATCACCTCCCCCACCATCTTGTCTTTCCTATTCTCTTTCTCTGCCCCTACCAAGCAAcacaaaatactattttaaccCTTGGTCTTCCCAGCATCTTGTTTGGATGATTGTTATTCATTCTATCgttgatttaaatatcatattctctttattttgaaaataatgatttgatgcgaaattaagaaaataaagaagattttaAATCTTGTGGTCTCAAATTAAAGTTacgtcaaatgtatcaaaatactCTTTGATTTCGTTGTCTTAAACATGTCAGGTAGAAACTTGAATTACATATTGCCAAAAAagagtcattctttttttaaacgaacggaatattttttttattgttacttaAACTTTATTGTATAGTATTATTTGAATAAGTCATTTAATAACGATGAAGAGTTTCATTTTACCAAGACTCAGTGGATGGATTTTGACTCATTCGGAATGTAGTTCAATAGTTGAAGCAATACAATTTGAGAACCCATTggttttgttgatatttttggcTGATCAAGCGATAAATGGTTGGTTCTCGGAGGAGAATAAGATATATTCAATACCAAGAAATTAAATGATTGGGACGGATCGTTCATTCTTAATGCGGTGATCGAGTCACTAAGTTTGGTACTCGTTGAAAAAAAGGGTGAAATTTACCGAGAAGAGATTACAGAGGTGAAAGATCTTTTTGTAACAAGAAAAAACAAGATAATCATGGGGAGAATTTGTTaagttttcttcaaaatttataagATGATTAAAGCATGAAATGGGAAGAAAAACTAGGGGTTTTGCATTTAcatttccttaattttaatttcaga
The DNA window shown above is from Solanum lycopersicum chromosome 11, SLM_r2.1 and carries:
- the LOC101250468 gene encoding UDP-glycosyltransferase 91A1, yielding MAENSKKLHIAVFPWLAFGHMIPYLELSKLIAQKGHKISFISTPRNIDRLPKLPPSLAPFLNFVKIPLPYVEKLPKNAEATTDLPYEQVKYLKLAHDALKEPMAKFLEDSAPDFILFDFTSYWLPSIASKFNIPTGYFSIFVAAYLGFTGPVPGLNNNYENRMTLEELTVSPKWVPFETAVAFKEFELLRIYEGCKEGEEENFYDISRMYKTFENCDFLLVRSCLEFEPEWLKVVEDIHPKPVIPVGQLPTTSYEDDNTDIDAWREIKLWLDKQEKGKVIYVAFGSEAKLSQNELTELSLGLELSGLPFFWVLRTKRGESDNELIQVPEGFEERTKERGIVYTSWVPQLKILSHDSVGGFLTHAGWSSIVEAIQFEKPLLLLTFLADQGINARLLEEKKVAYLIPRNDWDGSFTHKAVVESLYLVLLEKEGEIYQKKIKEVKNLCCDKKRQDDYVENLIRFLQNYKKIKV